A genomic stretch from Pontivivens ytuae includes:
- the mutS gene encoding DNA mismatch repair protein MutS yields MADGATPMMAQYLEIKTQYPDALLFYRMGDFYELFFDDAKAASAALDIALTKRGKHAGEDIAMCGVPHHAAEGYLLTLIRKGFRVAVCEQMESPAEAKKRGYKAVVRREVVRLVTPGTLTEDTLLDARRNNFLAAFAEVRGAGGYAWLDMSTGEFHVALCPRVMLGPMLARTAPREVLLADEDAREAVEESGATVTPLAPASFDSQAAEGRLAELYGVKSLEGFGTFTRAELSAMGALIDYVEITQKGQMPLVRRPMQEVQGAAMQIDAATRRNLELTHALSGGRDGGLLAAIDRTVTGPGARLLETRLCAPSTDLGTITARLDAVSLFVEDRRLACDLREALRRAPDMDRALNRLALDRGGPRDLAALRDGLTQAEGSATLLDRAAETPELVETAAARLRGHDEVLGLLDSSLVAEPPLLARDGGFVAEGIDVDLDEARTLRDEGRSVIAAMQARYAELSGISALKVKHNNVLGYFIETTATHADKMMSEPLSETFIHRQTTANAVRFTTVELSEIETKILNAGARAVELELAIFARLRDAVLEAATSINDAARALAELDVGAGLAEIAVEGDWTRPKLDASRAFAITAGRHPVVEQALRRQGAETFIPNDCELSAEGDAARIVLLTGPNMAGKSTWLRQNAIIALLAQIGAYVPAEAAHVGVVDQLFSRVGAADDLARGRSTFMVEMVETAAILNQAGERALVILDEIGRGTATYDGLSIAWATLEHLHDGNRCRALFATHYHEMTALAGKLDGVSNATVAVREWEGDVIFLHEVRAGAADRSYGVQVAKLAGLPAAVVERARVVLDALEEGERDRGGKAQTLIDDLPLFSVPATPAPAARAEASELEKKLRDVLPDTLTPRAALDLIYELKDLVRGD; encoded by the coding sequence ATGGCCGACGGCGCGACGCCGATGATGGCGCAGTATCTGGAGATCAAGACGCAGTATCCCGACGCGCTCCTGTTCTACCGGATGGGCGATTTCTACGAGCTGTTCTTCGACGATGCGAAGGCGGCGAGTGCGGCACTCGACATCGCGCTGACCAAGCGCGGAAAGCATGCGGGCGAGGACATCGCCATGTGCGGCGTGCCGCATCATGCGGCCGAGGGCTATCTGCTGACGCTGATCCGCAAGGGCTTCCGCGTCGCGGTGTGCGAGCAGATGGAAAGCCCCGCGGAGGCGAAGAAGCGCGGCTACAAGGCCGTGGTGAGGCGCGAGGTCGTCCGCCTCGTCACGCCCGGCACGCTGACCGAGGACACGCTGCTCGACGCGCGGCGCAACAACTTCCTCGCCGCCTTTGCCGAGGTGCGGGGCGCGGGCGGTTATGCCTGGCTCGACATGTCCACCGGGGAGTTCCATGTGGCCCTCTGCCCGCGTGTCATGCTCGGGCCGATGCTGGCGCGGACGGCGCCCCGCGAGGTCCTGCTCGCCGATGAGGATGCGCGGGAGGCGGTGGAGGAAAGTGGGGCCACCGTCACCCCACTCGCCCCCGCGAGCTTCGACAGTCAGGCGGCGGAGGGGCGGCTCGCGGAGCTCTATGGGGTGAAGTCGCTGGAGGGCTTCGGCACCTTCACCCGCGCCGAGCTGTCGGCAATGGGCGCGCTGATCGACTACGTGGAGATCACGCAGAAGGGCCAAATGCCGCTGGTGCGCCGCCCAATGCAGGAGGTGCAGGGCGCCGCGATGCAAATCGACGCGGCGACCCGGCGGAACCTGGAGCTGACCCATGCGCTTTCGGGCGGGCGGGACGGTGGTCTGCTTGCGGCGATCGACCGGACGGTGACGGGGCCGGGCGCGCGGCTCCTCGAAACGCGGCTCTGCGCGCCCTCAACCGATCTCGGCACGATCACAGCGAGGCTCGATGCGGTGTCGCTCTTCGTCGAGGATCGGCGACTGGCCTGCGACCTGCGGGAGGCATTACGCCGTGCTCCAGACATGGATCGCGCGCTGAACCGGCTCGCGCTCGACCGCGGCGGTCCGCGCGACCTCGCCGCTCTGCGCGACGGTCTCACGCAAGCCGAGGGAAGTGCGACGCTGCTGGACCGCGCGGCCGAAACGCCGGAACTGGTTGAAACGGCGGCCGCGCGGCTTCGGGGGCATGACGAAGTGTTGGGGCTGCTCGACAGCTCGCTGGTCGCGGAACCGCCCCTGCTCGCCCGTGACGGTGGCTTTGTCGCCGAAGGCATCGACGTCGATCTCGACGAGGCGCGGACCCTGCGCGACGAGGGCCGCTCGGTCATCGCCGCGATGCAGGCGCGCTATGCGGAGCTCTCCGGCATCTCGGCGCTCAAGGTGAAGCACAACAACGTGCTCGGCTACTTCATCGAAACGACGGCGACCCATGCCGACAAGATGATGTCCGAGCCGCTGTCGGAGACCTTCATCCATCGCCAGACGACGGCGAACGCCGTGCGTTTCACCACGGTCGAGCTGTCGGAGATAGAGACGAAGATCCTCAACGCCGGGGCGCGGGCGGTGGAGCTGGAACTCGCGATCTTCGCCCGACTGCGCGACGCGGTGCTGGAGGCCGCGACGTCGATCAATGACGCGGCCCGCGCGCTGGCGGAGCTCGACGTCGGAGCGGGTCTCGCCGAGATCGCGGTGGAGGGGGATTGGACCCGGCCCAAGCTGGACGCCTCCCGCGCCTTCGCAATTACCGCTGGCAGGCACCCGGTGGTGGAGCAGGCGTTGCGGCGGCAGGGCGCCGAGACCTTCATCCCCAATGACTGCGAGCTGTCGGCCGAGGGTGATGCCGCGCGGATCGTGCTGCTGACCGGCCCCAACATGGCCGGTAAATCGACCTGGCTGCGGCAGAACGCGATCATCGCCCTGCTCGCCCAGATCGGCGCCTATGTCCCGGCAGAAGCCGCGCATGTCGGCGTGGTCGATCAGCTATTCTCCCGCGTGGGCGCGGCGGACGATCTGGCGCGCGGTCGCTCGACCTTCATGGTCGAGATGGTCGAGACGGCCGCAATCCTGAACCAAGCGGGGGAGCGGGCGCTCGTTATCCTTGATGAGATCGGACGGGGCACAGCGACCTATGACGGTCTCTCGATCGCCTGGGCAACGCTGGAGCATCTGCATGACGGCAACCGCTGCCGCGCGCTCTTCGCCACGCATTACCACGAGATGACGGCCCTTGCAGGCAAGCTCGACGGCGTATCGAACGCAACCGTGGCCGTGCGGGAATGGGAGGGCGATGTGATCTTCCTGCACGAGGTCCGAGCCGGGGCAGCCGACCGATCCTACGGGGTGCAGGTGGCGAAGCTCGCCGGGCTGCCGGCGGCCGTGGTGGAGCGCGCCCGCGTGGTGCTCGACGCTCTAGAGGAAGGCGAGCGGGATCGCGGGGGCAAGGCACAGACGCTGATCGACGATCTGCCGCTCTTCTCGGTCCCGGCGACCCCTGCCCCGGCGGCGCGGGCGGAAGCGTCCGAGCTCGAGAAGAAACTGCGCGATGTCCTGCCGGATACGCTTACGCCGCGAGCAGCGCTTGATCTTATATATGAGTTGAAGGACCTCGTCCGCGGCGATTGA
- a CDS encoding 2OG-Fe(II) oxygenase, which yields MPFETTSPDWNAVRDDLDAFGYADLGRLIEDADADRLIADYNREDLYRSHIQMKRHGFGQGEYKYFADPLPDLIANLRQALYPALARIANEWEEQLGTDRRWPDTHAELVERCAAAGQHRPTPLILRYGPGDYNCLHQDIYGDLTFPLQVVILLDEPTAFEGGEFVLTEQRPRMQSRAEVVPLKRGHGVVFPVNERPRQGTRGSYRVKQRHGVSRVRAGQRHTLGIIFHNAT from the coding sequence ATGCCTTTTGAAACGACCTCGCCCGACTGGAACGCCGTACGCGACGATCTTGACGCGTTCGGCTATGCCGATCTCGGCCGCCTCATCGAAGATGCCGACGCGGACCGGCTGATCGCGGACTACAACCGCGAGGATCTTTACCGCAGTCACATCCAGATGAAACGGCACGGTTTCGGGCAGGGCGAGTACAAGTACTTCGCCGACCCGCTGCCCGACCTGATCGCCAATCTCCGTCAGGCGCTCTACCCGGCGCTTGCCCGCATCGCCAATGAGTGGGAGGAGCAGCTTGGCACCGACCGGCGCTGGCCTGACACCCACGCGGAGCTCGTTGAACGCTGTGCTGCTGCCGGGCAGCATCGGCCCACGCCACTGATCCTTCGCTACGGACCCGGGGACTACAACTGCCTGCATCAGGACATCTACGGCGACCTGACCTTCCCGCTGCAGGTCGTTATCCTGCTCGATGAGCCCACCGCCTTCGAGGGTGGTGAGTTTGTCCTGACGGAGCAGCGCCCCCGGATGCAATCCCGCGCCGAGGTAGTACCGCTGAAGCGGGGCCACGGCGTCGTCTTCCCGGTCAACGAGCGGCCGCGGCAGGGCACCCGAGGCTCCTACCGGGTAAAGCAGCGGCACGGCGTCAGCCGCGTCCGGGCAGGGCAGCGGCACACGCTGGGGATCATCTTTCACAACGCGACCTGA
- a CDS encoding MSMEG_1061 family FMN-dependent PPOX-type flavoprotein has protein sequence MSRITDEASLRALYGPKLGRSVDKELTALDAHCRAFIAASPYLVMSTSGTEGLDLTPRGDEAGFVVVDDDTTLLLPDRPGNNRLDALTNLLTNPEIGLIFLIPTVRETLRIRGTAEIRDDQALRERTAHKGHLPATVLRISITRAYMHCAKSALRSGLWQPDTWPQDRPVGTMAEMMRDHAQRTEPLESDEDMVARYRQNLY, from the coding sequence ATGAGCCGCATCACCGACGAGGCTAGCCTGCGCGCCCTCTACGGGCCCAAGCTCGGCCGGTCGGTGGACAAGGAACTGACGGCGCTGGACGCGCATTGCCGCGCGTTCATCGCCGCCTCGCCCTATCTCGTGATGAGCACGTCCGGAACCGAGGGTCTCGACCTCACGCCCCGCGGCGACGAGGCAGGGTTCGTGGTTGTCGACGATGACACCACACTGCTCCTGCCCGATCGGCCGGGCAACAACCGGCTCGATGCACTCACCAACCTGCTCACCAATCCCGAGATCGGCCTGATCTTCCTGATCCCAACGGTTCGGGAAACGCTACGCATCCGCGGTACGGCGGAGATCCGCGACGACCAGGCATTGCGCGAGCGGACCGCGCACAAGGGCCACTTGCCGGCCACGGTGCTCCGCATCTCGATCACGCGCGCCTACATGCACTGCGCCAAATCGGCCCTTCGCTCCGGCCTCTGGCAGCCCGACACCTGGCCGCAGGACCGCCCCGTCGGCACGATGGCCGAGATGATGCGGGACCACGCGCAGCGGACCGAACCGCTGGAAAGCGATGAGGACATGGTCGCGCGCTACCGCCAGAACTTGTACTGA
- the grpE gene encoding nucleotide exchange factor GrpE has product MSDEKQIEEQIDEILADAEDVTTETDIGYADPDAEIDALRTERDDLQDKLLRAYAEMENLRKRAERDRKDAETYGGTRLARELLPVHDNLKRAVEAVTDEQREVAAAVIEGIELTQRELVAAFEKHKITRIDPEMGDKFDPKLHQAMFEAPMPGIEAGCVIQVMTEGFMIGDRLLRPAQVGVSSGSPDA; this is encoded by the coding sequence ATGTCCGACGAAAAACAGATCGAAGAGCAGATCGACGAGATCCTGGCCGATGCCGAGGACGTCACGACCGAGACCGATATCGGTTACGCCGACCCGGATGCCGAGATCGACGCCCTGCGCACCGAGCGGGACGATTTGCAGGACAAGCTCCTGCGCGCCTATGCGGAGATGGAGAACCTCCGCAAGCGCGCCGAGCGTGACCGCAAGGACGCCGAGACCTATGGCGGCACCCGCCTCGCGCGTGAACTGCTGCCCGTGCACGACAATCTCAAGCGCGCCGTAGAGGCCGTGACCGATGAGCAGCGCGAGGTCGCGGCAGCGGTAATCGAGGGGATCGAGCTCACGCAGCGCGAACTGGTCGCCGCCTTCGAGAAGCACAAGATCACCCGCATCGATCCGGAGATGGGCGACAAGTTCGATCCCAAGCTCCACCAGGCGATGTTCGAGGCGCCGATGCCCGGCATCGAGGCCGGCTGCGTCATCCAGGTCATGACCGAAGGCTTCATGATCGGCGACCGGCTCCTGCGCCCCGCGCAGGTAGGCGTCTCGTCCGGCAGCCCGGACGCATGA
- the hrcA gene encoding heat-inducible transcriptional repressor HrcA, translated as MSDRTAPITELSDRARSVFRSLVETYLETGEPVGSRTLSRALPDGGSPATIRNVMQDLELLGLLDSPHVSAGRVPTHKGLRLFVDGFIEGAEIDAMDRAEIERAMGQDDADIAAALDRASGVLSGLTRGASLVLAPQVEAPIRHIEFVSLAEDRALVVLVTADGQVENRLFTPPAGLPPSAMREAANFLNAVLEGRTVSEARGVVTEQIAARRRELDALAAGLVESGVALWSDREGTDRDRLIVRGTSHLIDSSQAEEDLDRIRQLFDDIERKRDLAQLLSLTEEGDGVRVFIGAENKLFSLSGSSLVVSPYMNADRKIIGAIGVIGPTRLNYGRIVPIVDYTAQLVSRLIKDGR; from the coding sequence ATGTCCGACCGCACCGCACCGATCACCGAGCTGAGCGATCGCGCGCGATCCGTCTTCCGCTCCCTTGTCGAGACCTATCTCGAAACGGGTGAGCCGGTGGGCTCGCGGACCCTGTCGCGCGCACTCCCCGATGGTGGCTCCCCAGCGACGATCCGCAACGTGATGCAGGACCTCGAATTGCTCGGCCTCCTCGACAGCCCCCATGTCAGCGCCGGCCGCGTGCCCACCCACAAGGGCCTACGCCTCTTCGTCGACGGCTTCATCGAAGGGGCGGAGATCGACGCGATGGACCGGGCCGAGATCGAGCGCGCCATGGGCCAGGATGACGCCGACATCGCCGCCGCTCTCGACCGCGCCAGCGGCGTTCTGTCCGGGCTTACTCGCGGCGCGTCCCTCGTTCTCGCCCCGCAAGTCGAAGCGCCCATCCGCCATATCGAGTTCGTGTCGCTAGCCGAGGACCGCGCCCTCGTCGTCCTCGTCACTGCCGATGGGCAGGTGGAGAACCGCCTCTTCACCCCGCCCGCCGGCCTGCCACCCTCTGCCATGCGGGAGGCCGCGAACTTCCTCAACGCCGTCCTCGAAGGCCGCACCGTCAGCGAGGCTCGCGGCGTCGTCACCGAGCAGATCGCCGCTCGCCGCCGCGAACTCGACGCGCTCGCCGCTGGGCTCGTCGAATCCGGAGTTGCCCTCTGGTCCGATCGCGAAGGCACCGACCGCGACCGCCTCATCGTCCGAGGCACCTCGCACCTGATCGACAGCAGTCAGGCGGAGGAGGATCTCGACCGCATCCGCCAGCTCTTCGACGATATCGAGCGCAAGCGCGACCTCGCGCAGCTCCTCTCCCTGACCGAAGAAGGTGACGGCGTGCGTGTCTTCATCGGTGCGGAGAACAAGCTCTTTTCACTTTCTGGTTCCTCTCTGGTGGTATCTCCCTATATGAACGCGGACCGGAAGATCATCGGAGCGATCGGCGTGATCGGGCCCACCCGGCTCAATTACGGTCGCATCGTTCCCATCGTGGATTACACCGCCCAGCTCGTGAGCCGTCTCATCAAGGACGGCCGCTGA
- the rph gene encoding ribonuclease PH, whose protein sequence is MRPSGRAADALRPVFIETGVTKHAEGSCLIRCGDTHVLCTASVEERVPPFLRNTGLGWVTAEYGMLPRATTTRNRREAQAGKQSGRTQEIQRLIGRSLRASVDRVALGERQITVDCDVIQADGGTRCASITGGWVALRLAVNTLLKAGEIKSDPLTDHVAAVSCGIVTGTPVLDLDYTEDSNAGTDANFVMTGSGGLVEIQGSAEGATFSRAEFDQLMNLAEIGVRDLVAAQKDAVE, encoded by the coding sequence ATGCGTCCCTCCGGCCGTGCCGCAGATGCCCTTCGCCCCGTCTTCATCGAAACCGGAGTCACCAAGCACGCCGAGGGTTCCTGCCTCATCCGCTGCGGTGATACGCATGTTCTGTGCACGGCGTCGGTCGAGGAACGCGTGCCGCCTTTCCTGCGCAATACGGGGCTCGGATGGGTCACGGCGGAGTACGGCATGCTGCCGCGCGCGACGACCACGCGGAACCGGCGGGAGGCACAGGCCGGGAAGCAGTCGGGTCGGACGCAGGAGATCCAGCGGCTGATCGGGCGCAGCCTGCGGGCCTCGGTCGATCGTGTGGCACTCGGGGAGCGGCAGATCACGGTGGATTGCGACGTGATCCAGGCGGATGGCGGGACGCGCTGCGCCTCGATCACCGGTGGCTGGGTCGCGCTGCGGCTGGCAGTGAACACGCTGCTGAAGGCGGGCGAGATCAAGTCGGATCCGCTGACGGATCACGTCGCCGCGGTGAGCTGCGGGATCGTCACGGGGACGCCGGTGCTCGATCTCGACTACACGGAGGACTCGAATGCGGGGACCGATGCGAACTTCGTGATGACGGGCTCCGGAGGGCTGGTGGAAATCCAGGGGTCGGCGGAGGGCGCGACCTTCAGCCGGGCCGAGTTCGACCAGCTGATGAACCTCGCGGAGATCGGCGTGCGGGACCTCGTCGCAGCACAGAAGGACGCCGTGGAATGA
- the rdgB gene encoding RdgB/HAM1 family non-canonical purine NTP pyrophosphatase, protein MTRRLTERRLVLASHNAGKLREIAALLEPFGIDVTSAGELDLEEPEETEDSFAGNARLKAHFAAKAAGLVALSDDSGIEVDALDGAPGVYTADWAETESGRDFMQAMTRTWREVQESGAAEPHTARFVCTLCLAWPDGHDEVFRGEAPGQLVWPPRGTQGFGYDPMFLPDGQDRTFGEMPYADKEPLSHRADAFRKLVSACFD, encoded by the coding sequence ATGACGCGGCGCCTGACGGAGCGGCGGCTGGTTCTCGCCTCCCACAACGCGGGGAAGCTGCGGGAGATCGCCGCGCTCCTAGAGCCTTTCGGGATCGATGTGACCTCGGCCGGTGAACTCGATCTGGAGGAGCCGGAGGAGACCGAGGACAGCTTTGCTGGCAACGCGCGGCTCAAGGCGCATTTCGCGGCGAAGGCCGCAGGCCTTGTGGCGCTGAGCGACGATAGCGGGATCGAAGTGGATGCGCTGGATGGCGCTCCTGGTGTCTACACCGCCGACTGGGCGGAAACGGAATCGGGTCGCGACTTCATGCAGGCAATGACGCGGACGTGGCGCGAGGTTCAGGAGAGCGGTGCGGCTGAGCCGCACACGGCGCGGTTCGTGTGCACGCTGTGCCTCGCCTGGCCCGACGGCCATGACGAGGTCTTTCGCGGGGAGGCGCCGGGGCAACTCGTGTGGCCACCGCGGGGGACACAGGGCTTCGGCTATGATCCGATGTTCCTCCCGGATGGTCAGGATCGGACTTTCGGCGAAATGCCCTATGCCGACAAGGAACCGCTGAGCCATCGGGCGGATGCGTTCCGGAAGCTGGTGAGCGCCTGCTTTGACTGA
- the hemW gene encoding radical SAM family heme chaperone HemW, giving the protein MTEAGFGIYVHWPFCAAKCPYCDFNSHVRREVDHAAWRAALRQELRWYAERVPGRPVDTVFFGGGTPSLMAPETVHDLLQEIDAIWGLRPRAEVTLEANPTSVEAGRFRDFRQAGINRVSMGIQALRDDDLKRLGRLHSVAEARAAFDIARGAFERVSFDLIYARQGQTLEEWQRELREALSMAVDHLSLYQLTIEPGTAFGDLHRAGRLRDLPDDGLSADMYMATQEMTEAAGMGAYEISNHARAGAVSAHNMIYWRCGDYVGVGPGAHGRVELEGTRSATETVRQPEAYLAAVAEQSNAVKSVEVVSREEQAVEHLLMGLRLTEGVSLARHKKIAGHALDLSGVAALIEQGLVDVSGDRLRIPAVGRPVTNAILRELLSY; this is encoded by the coding sequence TTGACTGAGGCAGGATTCGGCATCTATGTGCACTGGCCATTCTGCGCCGCGAAGTGCCCCTACTGCGACTTCAACTCGCATGTGCGGCGGGAGGTCGATCACGCGGCTTGGCGCGCGGCACTGCGGCAGGAACTGCGCTGGTATGCGGAGCGTGTTCCCGGTCGGCCGGTGGATACTGTGTTCTTCGGGGGTGGTACGCCGAGCCTGATGGCGCCGGAGACGGTGCACGATCTGTTGCAGGAGATCGATGCGATCTGGGGTTTGCGCCCTAGGGCCGAGGTGACGCTGGAGGCAAACCCGACATCCGTCGAGGCTGGTCGTTTTCGTGATTTTCGGCAGGCCGGGATCAATCGGGTATCGATGGGAATCCAGGCACTGCGCGACGATGATCTGAAACGGCTTGGGCGGCTCCATAGTGTGGCGGAGGCGCGAGCTGCCTTTGACATCGCCCGAGGTGCGTTCGAGCGGGTGAGCTTTGACCTGATCTATGCGCGGCAGGGGCAAACGCTTGAGGAGTGGCAGCGTGAGTTGCGTGAGGCCTTGTCGATGGCGGTCGATCACCTATCGCTATATCAACTGACGATCGAGCCGGGCACGGCGTTTGGCGACCTGCACCGGGCGGGACGTTTGCGGGATTTGCCGGATGATGGGCTGTCGGCGGACATGTACATGGCAACGCAAGAGATGACAGAGGCGGCCGGCATGGGCGCCTACGAGATCTCCAACCACGCGCGGGCGGGAGCGGTGTCGGCGCACAACATGATTTACTGGCGGTGCGGCGACTACGTGGGCGTCGGGCCTGGAGCGCATGGGCGGGTTGAACTCGAGGGTACGCGTTCGGCTACGGAGACGGTCCGCCAGCCGGAGGCCTATCTGGCTGCGGTCGCGGAGCAATCGAACGCTGTGAAATCGGTCGAGGTGGTATCACGCGAGGAGCAGGCCGTGGAGCATCTTCTCATGGGGCTGCGGCTCACTGAAGGGGTGAGTCTGGCCCGGCATAAGAAGATCGCGGGGCATGCGCTCGATCTCTCGGGAGTTGCTGCGTTGATCGAGCAGGGACTCGTTGATGTCAGTGGCGATCGGCTTCGCATTCCTGCCGTGGGGCGACCGGTTACGAATGCGATTCTTAGAGAACTGTTAAGCTATTGA
- a CDS encoding ParB/RepB/Spo0J family partition protein: MASKTERKGLGRGLSALLADIDTTETAAEPAGIQTVPIEHLQPNPDQPRRIFTEVDLEDLTRSVREKGVIQPLIVRPAPDGSDGFQIVAGERRWRAAQRAKLHDIPVVIRPLDDSEVLEVAIIENIQRADLNPVEEAQGYRQLMDRFGHTQEKLAEALGKSRSHIANLLRLLTLPDEILLMLSEGKLSAGHARALVPLADPIPLARQIVEKGLSVRQAEQLAKTPRAPSTATPRAAAKDADTRVLEGDLSAALGLKVSINHRRDGTGGQVLLAYSDLDQLDKICQILSSDQ, encoded by the coding sequence ATGGCATCGAAAACCGAACGCAAGGGTCTTGGCCGGGGTCTCTCCGCGCTCCTCGCCGACATCGATACGACCGAGACTGCCGCAGAGCCTGCCGGTATCCAGACCGTTCCGATCGAGCATCTGCAGCCCAATCCCGACCAACCCCGCCGTATCTTCACGGAGGTGGATCTGGAGGATCTGACTCGTTCGGTCCGGGAGAAGGGCGTCATTCAACCCCTCATTGTGCGCCCTGCACCAGACGGCTCCGACGGCTTCCAGATTGTCGCGGGCGAGCGTCGCTGGCGCGCGGCACAGCGCGCGAAGCTGCACGACATCCCTGTCGTAATCCGCCCACTCGACGACAGCGAAGTCCTCGAAGTCGCGATCATCGAGAACATCCAGCGCGCCGACCTTAACCCGGTCGAAGAAGCACAAGGCTACCGCCAGCTCATGGATCGCTTCGGCCATACGCAGGAAAAGCTGGCCGAGGCCCTCGGGAAGAGCCGCTCGCACATCGCCAATCTTCTGCGCCTCCTGACACTCCCGGATGAGATCCTCCTGATGCTCTCCGAGGGCAAACTTTCCGCCGGCCATGCCCGGGCGCTCGTACCGCTCGCCGATCCCATCCCGCTGGCGCGCCAGATTGTCGAGAAAGGCCTCTCCGTCCGCCAAGCCGAGCAGCTCGCAAAGACACCAAGAGCACCTTCGACCGCGACCCCACGGGCGGCCGCAAAAGACGCCGATACGCGTGTTCTTGAAGGCGACCTCTCGGCGGCTCTCGGCCTGAAAGTGTCGATCAATCATCGCCGCGATGGCACCGGCGGTCAGGTTCTGCTTGCCTACAGTGATCTCGATCAACTCGACAAAATCTGTCAGATTTTGTCTTCAGATCAATAG
- a CDS encoding ParA family protein: MSVISQKPDVIALANQKGGVGKTTTAINMGTALAASDRSVLLIDLDPQGNASTGLGIARDQRKLSTYDVLIEDKPLSDIVLETIVPNLHIAPAQPDLSSADMELMGRTGRASRLKQALRGLDQSYDYVLIDCPPSLNLLTVNALTAANAVMVPLQCEFFALEGLSQLMNTIREVRSALNPNLEIQGIVLTMYDRRNNLSHQVAADARATLGDVVYETVIPRNVRLSEAPSHAVPALLYDETSAGSLAYQRLAAELLRRRQDVAAVG, translated from the coding sequence GTGTCGGTCATCAGCCAGAAACCTGACGTCATCGCGCTCGCCAATCAGAAGGGCGGCGTGGGCAAGACGACCACCGCCATCAACATGGGCACGGCGCTGGCGGCGTCCGATCGGAGCGTGCTTCTGATCGACCTTGATCCGCAGGGAAACGCGTCGACGGGTCTCGGTATCGCCCGGGACCAGCGGAAACTGTCGACCTACGACGTTTTGATCGAGGACAAGCCACTCTCCGACATTGTGCTCGAAACCATCGTGCCGAACCTTCACATCGCCCCGGCGCAGCCCGATCTGAGCTCTGCGGATATGGAACTCATGGGCCGAACAGGTCGCGCGAGTCGACTCAAGCAGGCACTGCGCGGGCTGGATCAAAGTTACGACTATGTCCTGATCGACTGCCCACCGTCTTTAAACCTGCTGACGGTAAACGCCCTAACCGCCGCGAACGCGGTCATGGTCCCGCTCCAATGCGAGTTCTTTGCACTCGAAGGGCTCTCGCAGCTTATGAACACGATCCGCGAGGTCCGCTCTGCGTTGAATCCGAATCTCGAGATCCAGGGCATCGTCCTGACTATGTACGACCGACGAAACAATCTATCCCACCAGGTCGCCGCCGACGCCCGTGCAACGCTCGGTGATGTGGTGTATGAGACGGTCATCCCGCGCAACGTCCGCCTCTCGGAAGCGCCATCACATGCTGTCCCTGCCTTGCTCTACGACGAGACGAGCGCAGGAAGCCTCGCCTACCAACGCCTTGCCGCGGAGCTCCTGCGCCGTCGGCAGGACGTCGCGGCTGTAGGTTAA
- the rsmG gene encoding 16S rRNA (guanine(527)-N(7))-methyltransferase RsmG gives MSDALRDVSRETADQLKIYAELLRKWNPRINLVSRTTLDDLKRRHFEDSLQLVKLAPASGHWVDLGSGGGFPGLVIAIAAPEYQITLVESDQRKCLFLREVARTLSLNVDVLNERIEAAQPLQADILSARALASLPDLLAFAERHAYSKATLLFPKGRTADQELTVARESWTFDVDRIPSQTDPASSILKITGARRVGHQPET, from the coding sequence ATGAGTGACGCGCTGCGCGATGTTTCACGTGAAACAGCGGATCAGCTCAAGATCTACGCAGAGCTTCTCCGCAAGTGGAATCCGCGGATCAACCTCGTCAGTCGCACGACGCTTGATGATCTAAAGCGCCGACACTTCGAGGATTCGCTGCAGCTCGTGAAGCTCGCACCCGCCAGCGGACACTGGGTCGATCTCGGCAGCGGCGGTGGCTTCCCGGGCCTTGTCATCGCCATCGCAGCACCCGAATACCAAATCACACTCGTTGAGAGTGACCAGCGAAAGTGCCTCTTTCTGCGTGAGGTCGCCCGCACCCTGTCGCTGAACGTCGACGTCCTGAACGAACGCATTGAGGCCGCCCAACCGCTCCAAGCGGACATTCTCAGCGCCCGCGCGCTCGCGAGCCTGCCCGACCTGCTCGCCTTCGCCGAACGTCACGCGTATTCAAAGGCAACGCTTCTCTTTCCAAAGGGCCGAACCGCGGATCAGGAATTGACCGTTGCGCGTGAAAGCTGGACATTCGATGTAGATCGGATCCCGAGCCAGACGGACCCGGCGAGCAGTATTCTCAAGATCACGGGGGCCCGACGTGTCGGTCATCAGCCAGAAACCTGA